The stretch of DNA CCTTATGCATCGGAGCCTTCCTCCTTGTCAGCACCTTGTGGGGGGCCGGATGCCGCCGCCCGGCGGTTCTCCGGCCGAGAGGCGTCGGGGCCTGCGGAGCGGTTGGCCCAGCTGATCAGCAGCACCAGGGCGGCGCCGGCCAGGATCAGGGCCGTCACCGCCAGCAGACGGGCGGGTTCACCGGTCAGCTCGGCGAAGCCGGTCGGGGTCAGGTAGCGGTAGTCGAGGGGAATCATCTGGCCCTCCGGCCCCAGCTGGTAGCGTACCAGCTCACGCCACGGCCAGAGTACCGGCAGCGAGCCGATGATGAAGCCGACCAGCAGCTGCAGGGTCGCGGTGTGATGATGACGCAGCAGCCAGGAGAGCAGCCGCGAGAAGCCGAACAGGCCGATCAGGCAGCCCACGCCGAACAGCGCGATCAACCCCAGGTCGAAGCCGCGGATGCCCTCCATCACCGTGCCGTAGAGCCCCATGGTCAGCAGCAGGAAGCTGCCAGACACGCCGGGCAGCAGCAGCGCGCTGATGGCGATGGCCCCGCCCACCACCAGCACCAGATCGGGGTTGCCGAGCTGGGTGACCAGCGGCATCAGCGACGGCAGGCCGTGGGCCAGCAGCAGGCCACCGGCCAGCGGCAGCAGGTGCCACCACTTCCAGTCGGCCGGATGACGACTGACCACCACGGCCGAGGCGGCCACCAGGCCGAAGAAGAAGCCGTTGAGCAGCTGGGGATAGTCCTCCATCAGCCAGACGACCAGGTGCGCCACGCTGAACAGGCTGAGGAAGATGCCGGTCAGCAACGGCAGCAGGAAGGTCAGGTTGAGGTGCACCGCCAACAGCGGCAGCCCGCCACGCCGCCAGGCCACGAAGGCGCTGGGCCCGAACTGCTTGATGCTGTGGATCAGCTCCTCGTAGATGCCGGTGACGAAGGCGATGGTGCCGCCGGACACGCCGGGCACCGCATCGGCAGCCCCCATGCCGGCGCCCCTGAGAAAGATACCGAGATGACGCTTCAACAGCCGACTCCTTTCAACGAATGACGCCTTCCAGCAGCGGCACGAAGCGCACCGCCTCGAGCCGCTCTGTCTCGAAACTGTCCTCGCGGCGACGCACGCGGGTCAGCCATTGCCGGCCATCCGGCTGGGCCAGCGGCGTGATCAACACGCCCTCATCGCCGAGCTGGGCGAGCAGCGGCGCGGGCAGCTCGCTGGCGCAGGCGGTCAGCAGGATGACGTCGAAGGGCGCCTCCTCTGGCCAGCCATGGCCCCCGTCAGCCAGGCGCAACCGGGTGTTGTGGACCTCGAGCAGGCGCAGCCGCTCGCCGGCACGCCGGTGCAGGGCATTGATCCGTTCCACCGACCAGAGTTCCTTCACCAGGCGCGACAGCACCAGGGTCTGGTAGCCGGAGCCGGTGCCGACCTCCAGCACCCGGGACGGGGCC from Halomonas aestuarii encodes:
- a CDS encoding DUF368 domain-containing protein, encoding MLKRHLGIFLRGAGMGAADAVPGVSGGTIAFVTGIYEELIHSIKQFGPSAFVAWRRGGLPLLAVHLNLTFLLPLLTGIFLSLFSVAHLVVWLMEDYPQLLNGFFFGLVAASAVVVSRHPADWKWWHLLPLAGGLLLAHGLPSLMPLVTQLGNPDLVLVVGGAIAISALLLPGVSGSFLLLTMGLYGTVMEGIRGFDLGLIALFGVGCLIGLFGFSRLLSWLLRHHHTATLQLLVGFIIGSLPVLWPWRELVRYQLGPEGQMIPLDYRYLTPTGFAELTGEPARLLAVTALILAGAALVLLISWANRSAGPDASRPENRRAAASGPPQGADKEEGSDA
- a CDS encoding protein-L-isoaspartate(D-aspartate) O-methyltransferase, encoding MPSPDLLRGVGMTSQRTRDRMVGRLARHGVRDRRVLEVMAREPRHLFLDEALAHRAYEDTSLPIGHGQTLSQPWMVARMTELVIQEAPSRVLEVGTGSGYQTLVLSRLVKELWSVERINALHRRAGERLRLLEVHNTRLRLADGGHGWPEEAPFDVILLTACASELPAPLLAQLGDEGVLITPLAQPDGRQWLTRVRRREDSFETERLEAVRFVPLLEGVIR